In Mesorhizobium sp. 113-3-3, a genomic segment contains:
- the lysA gene encoding diaminopimelate decarboxylase: protein MNHFDYRDGVLHAEDVAIPDIAAQVGTPFYCYSTATLTRHYRVFAQAFAGLDAQVCYAMKANSNQAVLRTLARLGAGADVVSEGELRRALAAGIPASKILFSGVGKTAREMDLALEAGILCFNVESEPELELLSARATALGKVAPISLRINPDVDAKTHKKISTGKAENKFGIAWQRARQVYARAATLPGIKVAGIDTHIGSQITELQPFDDAFALLVDLVGALRADGHAIEHVDLGGGLGIPYRVDNNPPPLPDAYAQIVRKHVTKLGLKVMFEPGRLIVGNAGILVSEVIFVKEGDAKNFLVVDAAMNDLIRPTLYDAFHDIKPVVQPPADTPRMMVDVVGQVCETGDYLGLDRDLPRLKAGDLVAVATAGAYGAVQAGTYNTRLLVPEVLVDGDRFHVVRPRLTYDDLIGLDSVPDWLA from the coding sequence GTGAACCATTTCGACTACCGCGACGGCGTGCTGCATGCCGAGGACGTGGCAATCCCTGATATCGCCGCTCAGGTCGGCACGCCGTTCTACTGCTATTCGACCGCCACGCTGACCAGGCACTACCGCGTCTTCGCCCAGGCTTTCGCCGGCCTCGACGCGCAGGTCTGCTACGCCATGAAGGCCAACTCCAACCAGGCCGTGCTGCGCACCCTGGCCAGGCTCGGCGCTGGAGCCGACGTGGTCTCGGAAGGCGAGTTGCGCCGGGCACTGGCGGCCGGCATTCCGGCCAGCAAGATCCTGTTCTCGGGAGTCGGCAAGACCGCGCGCGAAATGGACCTTGCGCTGGAAGCCGGCATCCTTTGCTTCAACGTCGAGTCGGAACCTGAACTTGAGCTGCTGTCAGCCCGCGCCACAGCGCTTGGCAAGGTGGCGCCGATCTCGCTGCGCATCAATCCCGATGTCGACGCCAAAACCCATAAGAAGATCTCCACCGGCAAGGCCGAAAACAAGTTCGGCATTGCCTGGCAGCGGGCGCGGCAGGTCTATGCGCGGGCGGCAACGCTTCCAGGCATCAAGGTCGCCGGCATCGACACCCATATCGGCAGCCAGATCACCGAGCTGCAGCCCTTCGACGACGCCTTCGCCCTGCTGGTCGATCTGGTCGGCGCGCTGCGCGCCGACGGCCACGCCATCGAACATGTCGATCTCGGCGGCGGGCTGGGCATCCCCTACCGCGTCGACAACAACCCGCCGCCCCTGCCCGACGCCTATGCCCAGATCGTCAGGAAGCATGTCACCAAACTCGGCCTGAAGGTGATGTTCGAGCCGGGCCGGCTGATCGTGGGCAATGCCGGCATCCTCGTCTCGGAAGTGATCTTCGTGAAGGAAGGTGACGCCAAGAATTTCCTGGTCGTCGACGCCGCCATGAACGATCTGATCCGGCCGACGCTCTACGATGCCTTCCACGACATCAAGCCGGTCGTGCAGCCGCCGGCCGACACGCCGCGCATGATGGTCGACGTGGTCGGCCAGGTTTGCGAGACCGGCGACTATCTCGGCCTCGATCGTGACCTGCCCAGGCTGAAGGCCGGCGATCTCGTTGCCGTTGCCACCGCCGGTGCCTACGGCGCCGTGCAGGCCGGCACCTACAACACCCGACTGCTGGTGCCCGAGGTTCTGGTCGACGGCGACCGTTTCCACGTCGTGCGTCCGCGCCTGACCTATGACGATTTGATCGGGCTGGATTCGGTGCCAGACTGGCTCGCATAA
- a CDS encoding glyoxalase superfamily protein, which translates to MPKLGPVTPILRIFDVAKAHEFYVGFLGFEVQFEHRYEDNTPLYTGVTRDGCVLHLSEHHGDGAPGAHLRIETADIAGLHHELTERKYRFARPGLEETPWRTKEVTVADPFGNRLTFYEDVRD; encoded by the coding sequence ATGCCGAAGCTCGGTCCTGTCACGCCCATCCTGCGTATCTTCGATGTCGCCAAGGCGCATGAGTTCTACGTCGGTTTTCTCGGGTTCGAAGTGCAGTTCGAACACCGCTATGAAGACAACACGCCGCTATACACTGGCGTTACCCGCGACGGCTGCGTCTTGCATCTGAGCGAACATCATGGCGACGGCGCGCCAGGCGCTCATCTCCGGATCGAGACTGCCGACATTGCCGGGCTCCACCACGAGTTGACCGAAAGAAAATACCGCTTTGCCAGGCCGGGGTTGGAGGAGACCCCTTGGAGGACGAAAGAGGTCACGGTTGCCGATCCGTTCGGCAACCGCCTGACCTTCTATGAGGATGTGAGGGACTGA
- a CDS encoding DMT family transporter has protein sequence MQNRMVRGILSLCLGVLVFSLQDPLVKAVSSAYPVTEVMAIRSIVALPILIVLVHADVGLGAILSRRFGLLTIRAFIQFTSYTVYYLAIAALPLADAVALYFMAPLFIMALAGPYLGERVSWRTLATVLIGLLGVIVMVRPGAGLFDWAALLSLGSAALYGFSQLMARKIGDTESSTVMAFYQNGAYLIGAAVVAGTFHLAGINHAVHPSVEFLVRPWIWPTLPDFLKMAACGFVASAGMILLSQGYRLAPANRVATFEYTGILWSPLWGFLFFAEVPRSTTVIGAALIIGAGLLALNTGRRKNAPPVLATADPA, from the coding sequence ATGCAGAATAGGATGGTGCGCGGCATCCTGAGCCTGTGCCTGGGCGTGCTGGTGTTTTCGCTGCAGGACCCGCTCGTCAAGGCCGTGTCGAGCGCCTACCCCGTGACCGAAGTGATGGCGATCCGCTCGATCGTCGCCCTGCCGATCCTGATCGTGCTCGTCCACGCCGATGTCGGCTTGGGCGCAATCCTGTCGAGGCGGTTCGGCTTGCTGACGATCCGCGCCTTTATCCAGTTCACCTCCTACACGGTCTACTATCTGGCCATCGCCGCGCTGCCGCTGGCCGACGCGGTGGCGCTCTATTTCATGGCGCCGCTGTTCATCATGGCGCTGGCCGGCCCCTATCTTGGGGAACGCGTCTCCTGGCGGACGCTGGCGACCGTGCTGATCGGACTGCTTGGCGTCATCGTGATGGTGCGCCCCGGCGCCGGCCTGTTCGACTGGGCGGCACTGCTGTCGCTCGGCTCGGCGGCGCTCTACGGCTTCTCGCAATTGATGGCGCGCAAGATCGGCGATACCGAATCGTCCACCGTCATGGCCTTCTATCAGAACGGCGCCTATCTCATCGGCGCGGCCGTCGTTGCCGGCACATTCCATCTGGCCGGCATAAATCACGCCGTCCACCCCAGCGTCGAATTCCTGGTACGGCCCTGGATATGGCCGACGCTGCCGGATTTCCTCAAGATGGCCGCCTGCGGTTTCGTCGCCTCCGCCGGCATGATCCTTCTGTCGCAAGGCTACCGGCTGGCGCCGGCCAACCGCGTCGCCACCTTCGAATACACCGGCATTCTGTGGTCGCCGCTGTGGGGCTTCCTGTTCTTCGCCGAGGTGCCCAGGTCGACAACGGTGATCGGCGCGGCGCTGATCATCGGCGCCGGCCTGCTCGCGCTCAACACCGGGCGCCGCAAGAACGCACCGCCGGTACTTGCAACTGCCGATCCGGCCTGA
- a CDS encoding LysR family transcriptional regulator: MRPTLDSDLLRTFVAIAEAGNFTRAAEQAGRTQSAVSMQMKKLEELVGDSLFERGSRGVALTRRGGELIVNARRIVSLLDETAASMAAPPLGGPVRIGIPEEYGHAILSRALGAFSKRHTKVEVTVRYAHSEAQLAAVAAGELDLCVVFEWQDPAGGEVLMHDPTVWVTSTLHHMHEERPVPIALYNRVSWCKDFAIKSLEQRGLAYRVAYTSDTTGGLKLAVTSGLAIAPISRSNIPDGCRELTSADGFGDIDSSNVVMHRNPNASGEAIDGMQEAIREAFVNR; the protein is encoded by the coding sequence ATGCGCCCGACCCTCGACAGCGATCTCCTGCGCACCTTCGTCGCCATTGCCGAGGCCGGCAATTTCACCCGGGCGGCCGAGCAGGCCGGCCGCACCCAGTCGGCCGTGTCGATGCAGATGAAGAAGCTCGAGGAGCTGGTCGGCGACAGCCTGTTCGAGCGCGGCTCACGTGGCGTCGCGCTGACGCGGCGTGGCGGCGAGCTCATCGTCAACGCCCGCCGCATCGTCTCGCTGCTCGACGAAACGGCGGCGTCTATGGCGGCGCCGCCGCTCGGCGGACCGGTGCGCATCGGCATTCCGGAGGAATATGGCCACGCCATCCTGTCGCGCGCGCTCGGCGCGTTCTCGAAGCGTCACACCAAGGTCGAGGTCACGGTGCGCTACGCGCATTCGGAAGCGCAACTGGCGGCAGTCGCCGCCGGCGAACTCGATCTGTGCGTGGTGTTCGAATGGCAGGATCCGGCTGGAGGCGAAGTGCTGATGCACGACCCGACGGTCTGGGTGACGTCCACCCTGCATCACATGCACGAGGAACGGCCTGTGCCGATCGCGCTCTACAACCGGGTCAGCTGGTGCAAGGACTTCGCCATCAAGTCACTGGAGCAGCGCGGGCTTGCCTATCGTGTCGCCTATACCAGCGACACCACCGGCGGCCTGAAGCTTGCTGTCACCTCGGGGCTGGCGATCGCGCCGATCTCACGCAGCAACATTCCGGACGGCTGCCGTGAACTGACCTCCGCCGACGGGTTCGGCGACATCGATTCCTCCAATGTGGTGATGCATCGCAACCCGAACGCGTCGGGCGAGGCGATCGACGGCATGCAGGAAGCGATCCGCGAGGCGTTCGTCAACCGGTAG
- a CDS encoding TIGR02302 family protein: protein MTERPTFSSDRGLAGRLALSRLATRVSIMVERGWPLLLPLILLASLFLSVSWFGVFSRLPDVARIGLVAAFGLAGLAALYPLRFFRLPGAAEVDRRIEAANDLLHSPVLVQADRPSGRESSFSQALWREHQKRMAARLDSLGADLPRTRVPERDPWGLRAVAALLLVTAFAFSFGPTGGRIADGFSAHGAHDAVPPRIDAWVTPPAYTGKPPIFLTADANQATPTFHVPEGSDVSLRVTGGSGEETLAYADKDGNARTIDPAGPQAATAKPAANPAAPSKVRQFTGKLTGDGTLTLKSGEDQLGRWAFAVIADKPPQIRFVGEPKRAANGAFELNYQIDDDYGAATAKAVFALADPQAPAAHPLYGPPEMPLALPRRGGKSNAAKTTKDLTEHVWAGNSIKLTLVATDDAGHTASSETKTLVMPERPFANPLARAVIEQRRLLALDANAKPRVLDLIDAITLRPEDTFDNMSHYLAIMSARSRLKLAGNDDQLRGEVAYLWEIALGIEEGNLSAAEKRLRQAQQALQDAIKNGASDAEIEKAMKELREAMNQFLQEFAERAKQNPNAPQMQQNGQELRQSDIDRMMDQIENLAKSGDRDKAQQLLSQLQDMMNNLQAGRQQQGGEQDSQMRQQMDKLGEILRRQQEMMNDTFRMDQMQRGERQRGQNRDEQLGQGGGEDQDKPGVGEDRDPLARQKPMTPQEFADALKQLQEGQGQLKSDLDKLKKSLEGMGMEPNEGFGEAGKSMGSAEQALGEGQGDEAVGHQGRALEALRKGAKDMMKQMQAMQGDQGGSQEGGRQQNADRDPLGRPRASQGPDFGDSVKVPDEIDVQRARQILEAIRKRLGNALSPDIERSYLERLLELK, encoded by the coding sequence ATGACCGAACGACCCACCTTCAGCAGCGATCGCGGCCTGGCCGGGCGCCTGGCCTTGAGCCGGCTGGCAACGCGGGTCTCGATTATGGTCGAGCGCGGCTGGCCGCTGCTGCTGCCGCTGATCCTTCTCGCCAGCCTGTTCCTGAGCGTCTCCTGGTTCGGCGTTTTCTCCCGGCTGCCGGATGTCGCGCGCATCGGCCTTGTCGCCGCGTTCGGCCTGGCGGGGCTGGCGGCGCTCTATCCGCTGCGCTTCTTCCGCTTGCCTGGCGCCGCCGAGGTCGATCGCCGCATCGAGGCCGCCAACGACCTGCTGCACAGCCCCGTGCTGGTGCAGGCCGACCGGCCGAGCGGTCGCGAAAGCAGCTTCTCGCAGGCGCTGTGGCGCGAACACCAGAAGCGCATGGCAGCCCGGCTCGACAGCCTTGGCGCTGACCTGCCGCGTACCCGTGTGCCGGAGCGCGACCCCTGGGGGCTGCGCGCCGTGGCGGCGCTGTTGCTCGTCACCGCCTTTGCCTTCTCCTTCGGGCCGACAGGCGGCAGGATAGCCGACGGCTTCAGCGCCCACGGCGCGCATGATGCAGTGCCGCCACGCATCGATGCCTGGGTGACGCCGCCTGCCTACACCGGCAAGCCGCCGATCTTCCTGACCGCCGATGCCAACCAGGCGACGCCGACGTTTCATGTGCCTGAGGGCAGCGACGTGTCCTTGCGCGTCACCGGAGGCTCGGGCGAGGAAACGCTCGCCTATGCCGACAAGGACGGCAACGCGCGCACCATCGACCCGGCCGGGCCGCAGGCCGCGACCGCCAAGCCAGCTGCGAACCCGGCGGCTCCGTCGAAGGTGCGCCAGTTCACCGGCAAGCTGACCGGCGACGGCACGCTGACGCTGAAATCGGGCGAGGATCAGCTCGGCCGCTGGGCCTTCGCCGTGATCGCCGACAAGCCGCCGCAGATCCGCTTCGTCGGCGAGCCCAAGCGCGCCGCCAACGGCGCCTTCGAGCTCAACTACCAGATCGACGATGATTATGGCGCCGCCACCGCCAAGGCGGTCTTCGCGCTGGCCGACCCGCAGGCGCCGGCCGCGCATCCGCTCTACGGCCCGCCCGAAATGCCTTTGGCGCTGCCGCGCCGCGGTGGCAAGTCGAATGCCGCCAAGACCACCAAGGACCTGACCGAGCACGTCTGGGCCGGCAACAGCATCAAGCTGACGCTGGTCGCCACCGACGACGCCGGCCACACCGCGTCGAGCGAGACCAAGACGCTGGTGATGCCCGAGCGGCCCTTCGCCAACCCGCTGGCACGGGCGGTGATCGAACAGCGCCGCTTGCTGGCGCTCGACGCCAATGCCAAGCCGCGCGTGCTCGATCTGATCGACGCCATCACGCTGCGGCCCGAAGACACATTCGACAACATGTCCCACTACCTCGCCATCATGAGCGCGCGCAGCCGGCTGAAGCTGGCCGGTAATGACGACCAGCTGCGCGGCGAGGTCGCCTATCTCTGGGAAATCGCGCTCGGCATCGAAGAGGGTAACCTCTCGGCGGCCGAGAAGCGGCTGCGCCAGGCGCAGCAGGCGCTGCAGGACGCCATCAAGAACGGCGCCAGCGATGCCGAAATCGAGAAGGCGATGAAGGAACTGCGCGAGGCGATGAACCAGTTCCTGCAGGAGTTCGCCGAGCGCGCCAAGCAGAATCCGAACGCCCCGCAAATGCAGCAGAACGGCCAGGAACTGCGCCAGAGCGACATCGACCGCATGATGGACCAGATCGAGAACCTGGCGAAGTCGGGCGACCGCGACAAGGCGCAGCAATTGCTGTCGCAGCTGCAGGACATGATGAACAATCTCCAGGCCGGCCGGCAGCAGCAGGGCGGCGAGCAAGACAGCCAGATGCGCCAGCAGATGGACAAGCTCGGCGAGATCCTGCGGCGCCAGCAGGAGATGATGAACGACACTTTCCGCATGGACCAGATGCAGCGCGGCGAGCGCCAGCGCGGACAGAACCGCGACGAGCAGCTTGGCCAGGGCGGTGGCGAGGACCAGGACAAGCCCGGCGTCGGCGAGGACCGCGACCCGCTAGCGAGGCAAAAGCCGATGACGCCGCAGGAATTCGCCGATGCGCTGAAGCAGTTGCAGGAAGGCCAGGGCCAGCTCAAGAGCGATCTCGATAAGCTGAAGAAGAGCCTCGAAGGCATGGGCATGGAGCCCAATGAAGGATTTGGCGAGGCCGGCAAGTCGATGGGTAGCGCCGAGCAGGCGCTTGGCGAGGGCCAGGGCGACGAGGCCGTCGGCCACCAGGGCCGGGCGCTCGAGGCGCTGCGCAAAGGCGCCAAGGACATGATGAAGCAGATGCAGGCCATGCAGGGCGACCAGGGCGGCAGCCAGGAAGGCGGCCGCCAGCAGAATGCCGACCGTGACCCGCTCGGCCGGCCGCGTGCCAGCCAGGGTCCCGATTTCGGCGATTCTGTGAAGGTCCCCGACGAGATCGACGTCCAGCGCGCCCGCCAGATCCTGGAAGCGATCCGCAAGCGGCTCGGCAACGCGCTAAGCCCCGATATCGAGCGCAGCTATCTCGAACGGCTGCTCGAGCTGAAATAG
- a CDS encoding response regulator has product MAKLLIVEDDESVRTLAARALERAGHAIDIAADGAQGLALIRAAHGGYDLVVSDIRMPEMDGIEMAIAAAALFPAMKIMLMTGYADQRERAEELNGIILDVVQKPFTLAEIRSRVERALICFA; this is encoded by the coding sequence ATGGCAAAGCTTTTGATCGTCGAGGACGATGAGTCCGTCCGCACCCTCGCAGCCCGCGCGCTCGAACGCGCAGGCCACGCAATCGATATCGCCGCCGATGGCGCCCAGGGCCTGGCGCTGATCCGGGCCGCGCATGGCGGCTATGATCTCGTCGTCTCCGACATCCGCATGCCCGAGATGGACGGCATCGAGATGGCGATCGCGGCGGCGGCGCTTTTTCCGGCGATGAAGATCATGCTGATGACCGGCTATGCCGATCAGCGCGAGCGCGCCGAGGAATTGAACGGCATCATTCTCGATGTCGTGCAAAAGCCCTTCACGCTGGCCGAAATCCGCTCGCGCGTCGAGCGGGCGCTGATCTGCTTCGCCTGA
- a CDS encoding threonine/serine dehydratase — MSQGNTVTRERIAAIEPRIRPFIRHTPVLRVDMADFDRPPLTVDLKLECLQHSGSFKARGAFTNLLERPVPEAGVVAASGGNHGAAVAYAAMRLGHKATIFVPEVSPQAKLDRIRSYGADLVVGGARYAEALAASERFAEETGALQIHAFNQEETLVGQGTLGLEIEADVPRIDTLLVAVGGGGLIGGIAAWYAGRIRIIAIEPEGAPTLHHAFAAGHPVDAPAEGIAADSLAPKRVGEMMFPIAEAFVERSILVSDDDIIAAQKALWNRVRIISEPGGAAAFAAILSGRYTPAPGERVAVLVCGANANPANF; from the coding sequence ATGTCGCAGGGCAATACCGTCACACGCGAACGCATTGCCGCGATCGAGCCGCGCATCCGCCCCTTTATCAGGCACACGCCGGTGCTGCGCGTCGACATGGCCGATTTCGACCGGCCGCCGCTGACGGTCGACCTCAAGCTCGAATGTCTGCAGCATTCCGGCTCGTTCAAGGCGCGCGGCGCCTTCACCAATCTTCTCGAACGACCGGTTCCCGAGGCCGGCGTCGTCGCCGCGTCGGGCGGCAACCATGGCGCCGCCGTCGCCTATGCCGCCATGCGGCTGGGACACAAGGCGACCATCTTCGTTCCTGAGGTGAGCCCACAGGCCAAGCTCGACCGCATTCGTTCCTATGGCGCCGACCTGGTCGTCGGCGGCGCCCGCTATGCCGAGGCGCTGGCCGCCAGCGAACGCTTCGCTGAGGAAACCGGCGCCTTGCAGATCCATGCCTTCAACCAGGAGGAAACGCTGGTCGGCCAGGGCACGCTCGGGCTCGAAATCGAGGCAGACGTGCCTCGGATCGACACGCTGCTGGTCGCCGTCGGCGGTGGCGGCCTGATCGGCGGCATCGCCGCCTGGTATGCCGGCCGCATCCGCATCATCGCCATCGAGCCCGAAGGCGCGCCGACGCTTCATCACGCCTTTGCGGCCGGCCATCCCGTCGACGCACCCGCCGAAGGCATCGCCGCCGATTCGCTGGCGCCAAAGCGCGTCGGCGAAATGATGTTCCCGATCGCCGAAGCCTTCGTCGAGCGCTCCATCCTGGTCAGCGACGACGATATCATCGCCGCCCAGAAGGCGCTTTGGAACCGGGTGCGCATCATTTCCGAGCCGGGTGGGGCTGCCGCCTTCGCCGCGATCTTGTCCGGCCGCTACACGCCGGCGCCGGGCGAACGCGTCGCCGTGCTGGTCTGCGGGGCCAACGCAAACCCCGCCAATTTCTGA